The Candidatus Nanosynbacter sp. HMT-352 genomic interval GGACATTGGTACTACTTTAATACCAGCGGACACATGACCGAAAACACCTGGAAAATGATTGGCGACAAATGGTACTACTTCGACACTAAAGGTCACATGCTGCACGACCAGTGGGTCGGCGACTACTACGTCGGTAAAAATGGCGATATGTTAAAGAATACCGTCACACCAGACAACTATGTAGTTGGAAGCGACGGAAAATGGGACAAGAGGTTTTCAAGAGAATTAGCAGAAATAGCTAAATATCAAAACCTAGATAATTCCAGATTCTCTAAGTTTGGAGCTGCACACTACATTTCAACCTACTACAAACTAGACTACACTGCAGCACTCCAATTACTAGAGATAATATATCCAAATTACAATCCCATCAATAACGCAAAAAGAGCAATAAAATTTTTCATACCACCATCAGCCGATATCAACAAAGATCCTAACGTATGGATTTCCAAAAGTAAACTAATGGAAAGATTTACCGATACAGGACCCAAGGGTGATTTTAGATTCTCAAAGGAAGAGGTTGAAAAAGCGCTTGATGAGCTAAACCATGAAATCGACGTTGCTAGGATGTTCCAAATGCAGGCTGTAAAGGCTCTAAAAGCCCTAGATTCCTACAACCATACATCAAAAGTAAAATATGAAAATCTCCTCACCTTACAAGGATTCACTAAAGAAGAGATCAAAAATGTGTTTAATATAGTAAAAATTGACTTTGCACATAACGCTCAACTAGAAGCCAGTAGTTATCTATCAGGACAGAAACCCACCATCTCAAGAAATTCCATCCTAAGACTCCTGCAAGAGATCGGTAAATTCACTAAGGAAGAGGCAGAAGAAGGTTTACAGCGTCTGAATTATGACTTCAAGATCAACCTACGTAATCTTATTGAAAAAAATTACACCACAGGCAATTACTATAACGGTATGCTTTCAAAAAAATCCCTAATAATCAGCATAGCCCGCGATCAAGAGATGAAGGATTCAGAATCATACATCCGTGAAGTATTAGAAGAATATAATATTAATTACACCGAGCGAGCAAAGCTGCGTGCTATAGATAATCTAAAAAATATAAAATACAGCAGAAGTAATTTAATAAAATCTCTTGTCGACGGATGGGGGTTCACCCAAGAAGAAGCTACCAACGCCATTAAGGATTTAAAGCACGATAATTTGACAGATTAATTCAGTCTTTTGGCATAAAGAACGACTCAGTTTAAAACCACTGAGTCGTTCTTATTTAATTCCGCCACTTTTTCAGCAACCTCTTCCAATCTTCAATCGCCAAATCTTCAGCACGAGCATCTGGTGAAATTCCTGCATTTTTCAGCAATTCTTCCACGGCACTTTTATCAATCCCCAGCCCACCGCTCAAGCTAGAACGCAACTTCTTACGCTTTGCAGAAAATCCTGCCTTAACAATGCGGAAAAAATCTCTCTGATCTTCTGGAGTAATTAACGGATTATTACGAGTTCTTAAAACCACAACCTGCGAGTCAACCTTTGGTGGTGGCGTAAAAAACTGCCTAGGAACTTCAATATCCAGCTCCGCTTCGGCAAAAATCTGAACGCTCACAGACAGAATACTCATATTCCCAGCCTCTGCCGCAATTCTCTCGGCAACTTCTTTTTGTACCAATAGCACTGCGACGCTCGGCTTATTTTCCGCGGTCATCAATTTTTCAACAATTTTGCTGGTAATGTAATACGGGACGTTAGCTACGACTTTGTAATTTTTTGGCAATTGGTTCAGATCAAATTGCAATATATCTTGATTCACGACAGTTAATTTCTTACCCGGAAATTGCCCTGGTAATTTTCGCGCCAAATCTGTGTCAAATTCCACGGCGGTCACCGAATTAGCCCGAGCCAACAAGCGACTAGTCAAGGTGCCTAGCCCCGGGCCGATCTCCAATACGACATCATCACACGTCAATTCGGCCGCTTCAGCAATATCCGCTAAAATCTCCGGATCCTTCAGCCAGTGCTGTCCGAGCGATTTTTTTGGTCCATGAGAAGAAGCCATTTAGCGCCCATCCCCATTAGTCCAGTCAGTCGCCAAGTCGAATCCGTGCGGATGCTTAACTGCAAATCCGCCAGTATCGTAAACCTTGCCCGGACCCATGCTGGTCTCAACCACCGAACATCGTGGATAATTACCATAATTGGCCGCCACCAAAATATAGCCATCCTTATCAACCTTCGCGCCATCCGCCCGCACCGTATAAGTACCGCCGCTGCCACAAGCTTTTATCACAATATTCATCGGCAAATCATAATACGTCTCGCGATGTGCTACACCCTTAGAATCGGTAAATATCTGCGCGCCCTTGCTTTTCGTCAATGGATTTTTAGGCTTCGTACCAATTATTTCAATCTGCTTCTTTGGCTGCTTTGTGATTTCGCTAGCAACTTCCTTACGACTAATCTCGCGCTCATTCTCTACCTCAACCTGATAAGTCACCTTCCGCACACCTTTTTCCCCAAGCTGCTTAACACTCTTAAATCCAATCGGCTGAGAATCGTCCTTAATCTGCTCAATATCAAAATTAACATCAGCTTCTTCGGTTATCGTTCGCTGTTTTGATCGCTCAATCTTCATCACCAAACCAACACCATTTACCAAAAGATCGTCAGAATTCGTAAAATGTGTCTTATCTTCGCGATATAAAGTCAGCCCAGCAGCCTTCGCAATCAAAGCTGGTGTTTGTTCGGCAGTGGTTATTTTCAGGCGTTTATTTCCATCGACGATTGTTATTGGACGAGCACGGAAAATATTGACCTGGTATTTTGCGCCGGTCAATTCCATATCAATATTCGGTTCAACCGCATCAATCTTTTCGTCAATCGTAATCTTAGCTGCGCGCAAGGCCTGTCGAACAGTCAATGCGCTTGTGATAATAGTCTTTTCTTCGCCGCGATCATAAATACGAACCAAATGCTCACCAGAAGTCTTTCCGTCAGCAAACGAAACCATTGGAGTCGCAATCGCAACCAACACAGCTAATCCAATAATTTTTCCAAAAAATAAACCTTTTGCGCGCATAATCATACAATGACTTGTTAACCTAGTCAAATAAATTATATCAGATTAAGCGCTTTTTATCTATAGACTGCAACCAACTTACGCCACCAGCGTTAGTCTACCACCATTTTTGGCGATTCCATGCATTGTAAGCCCCAGCCCAACTACCATATCTACTTACGGCATAATTATTGAAAACTCTAATCTGGCAAACTGGATCACTTTGCCAGTTTGGACAAGCCTGAGAAAGCTTATTTATATTCGTCTGACCGAGCCCAGCATATTGCCCATTCCTAGCCGTTGTTCGCCAAGTTGACTCTTTCGTAAAAATGAAGTTCACGTAGCCATAATCATCAGGACTAATGCCAGCCGCAGACATCCAATCCGAATGAGATCCAGAAGGTAGGCTAACTTTCGTCCCCACAATCTCAATCTGCTTCTTTGGCTCTTTTGTTACAACACTAGCAATTTCCTTACGGCTCACCTCCACACCGTTCTTCATTTCGATTTCATAAGTAACATTCTTCTTACCATTCTCGCCCGCTTGTTTTACTTCGCGATATCCCGAATCTCGATTCGCGTCTTGAACTTTTTCAACCTCAAATTTTACATCTTCTTCTGCTGTTATGGTTTGCTTGCCATTACGCCAAAGTTCAATTTTCATTCCGGGAATAATTTTTGCCAAACGATCCACAGATAGCGTATCATCTTTCTTTGGGTTAATATTCTTCTCTTTCAATAGCTCGCCAACCGTCTTAGCATGTGTGCGAATGACAGATTCTTTGCCGTAAAGTACAAAATTAATCATCGAGGCCCTGTCAACTTTCATTACTATATTTGCGCCATCAACCGCCATATTATCGGAATTAGTTAGAGTAGTTTTGTCCTCTTCAAAAACTTCAATTCCAGCAGCCTTCGCGATCAAAGCTGGTGTTTGTTCGGCAGTGGTTATTTTCAGGCGTTTATTTCCATCGACAATTGTTATTGGACGAGCGCGGAAAATGTTAATATTGTACTTCTCCGCCACCATCTCCGAATCAAGACTCGGCTCGACTACGTCTTGGCGTTCATCAATAGAAAACTTAGCCAATTTCAAAGCCTCGCGAATCGTCCTCGCTTTTGTAACAATCGTCTTTTCTACGCCTCTGTCGTAAATCGTTACCAACTTTTCGTCAGCCTTGGCTGCTGGCTTAGTAGCGTCAGCTAATGCTTGATTAACAAAAAATAAACCGCCGACCAGCATCAATATCGCGCCAGAAACAAACGTAATTTTCTTAGAATAGTGTTTTGCTTGTAATCTTATACCCATAAGTTCACACCCACAACGCAGGTATTCTTATTATATCAAATTTTCTCCAAGCGTGCGAACTCGACATTCAATTTCTTAATATTCCCATTGTCAAATCGAACCGTAACACTCAGCCCTTCGCTATCAATAATTTCCCCCGAACCAAAACTCGGACTGCGAACTCGATCACCAACTTCCAAACCAATATCTTCCGAATAAAAATCAGGTTCTACGATCAGCTGAGCTGGCCTATCAACACCACCAGCTATCAAGCCCATCTCGTCCAAAAACCTCGATGGCATGTTATAGCCAATCTGACCAAATTGCGTCCGAGAACTAGCACAACTAACGAACAATTCTTCCCTCGCCCGAGTTACACCAACATAGCACAACCTGCGCTCCTCTTCGACGTCATCAGCATTGCCGCTATCAAACACTCTTGCGTGCGGCAAAATCCCCTCTTCCAGTCCCGCCAAAAAAACCACCGGAAACTCCAAGCCTTTAGCCGCATGAAGCGTCATGAGCGTCACTTGCTGATCGACAGTTGTGTCCGTCGAAGACATCAAAGCCATCTCTTCCAAAAACGTCGCCACATCAACGTAAGCCTTCGCTTCCGATAAAAGCACCCCGATATTTTCCATTCGCTCCTCAGCTTGCGGCGTTCCGTCGTTTATAAAATCTTCATAGCCAGTACTTTTCATGATTTTTTCAATCAGTTCGGCTGGAGATCCGTCAATTTCCTGCTGCAAATCGTGCAATTTTTGACCAAACTCTAGCAACGGACGCTTTGCGCGCGTTGTCAAAGTATCCGCCTCCTCAACCGCCAGCAACCCGCTAATTATATCTTTCCCTGACGCGTCATTCCAGTCCAGAAACTTAGAAATACTTACTGCTCCAACACCGCGTTTTGGCGTATTCACAATTCGCAAAAAACTAACTCGATCACTCGGCTGATATAACAATCGAAGATATGCCAATAGATCCTTAACGACCGCTCGATCCAAAAATCGCAGACCGCCGACGATTTTATACGGAATATAGCTCTGACGCAAGGCTCGCTCAATTGCGTAACTTTGCGCATTCGTTCGGTATAACACCGCCACGTCGCCGTATTGACGGCCGTTCGCAATTTGCGCCTGAATCTCATTCGCAATCGCTAAAGCCTCCTCAGACTCATTGTATAATTGCCATAATTTTGGCTCAATACCGTCGCCATTCGCCGTCCATAAATTTTTATCAGTTCTATGAATATTATGACTAATCAGCGCATTTGCCATATTCAAAATCGCGCCAGTCGAACGATAATTTTGCTCCAACTTAACCACCGTCGTGCCCGGAAAATCACGCTCAAAATTGAGAATATTAGTATAATCAGCCCCGCGAAAACTATAAATCGACTGAGCGTCATCACCAACCACACATAAATTGCGACGCGAATTCACCAGCAGCTTAATTAGCGCATACTGCACTGCATTCGTGTCCTGATACTCGTCAATCAGAATATGCTCGAATTGCTGTTGCCATTTATGACGAATGTCTGGCTTATTTCTCAATAATTCCACGGTTTTTATCAATAAATCGTCAAAATCCAAAGCCGAAGCATCTTTCAGAGCTTTTTCATAAGCAAAAAACAATTCAGCTATTTTTTGTTCTCTTGGACCGCGAGTCGAAGCGGAAAAATCCTCAGCATTTCGCATTTCATTTTTAGCGTTTGAAATAACCGAAAGTACAGCTCGAGGTTTAATGTCTTTATCCGTCAAGCCGCGAGCCTTCATAATTTGCTTCATCAAGCTTATTTGGTCGTCGGTGTCGTAAATTAAGAATCGCTTGTTCAGGTCAATATTTTCACCATCCATCCGCAACATTCGCACGCAAATACTGTGAAAAGTTCCCATCCACGGCATAAATTGCCGATTTTCAGAATCTTCACCCAATATTTGCGCCAATCGCTGACGCATTTCCTTCGCAGCTTTATTAGTAAATGTAACCGCCAATATTCGACTAGGAAATATTTTCAACTCGCCAATCAAATAGGCAATTCTATGGGTCAGAGTTTTAGTCTTTCCAGATCCAGCTCCAGCCAAAATCAACAGTGGCCCATCAGCGTGCGTCACCGCTCGAGCCTGCTCGCTATTTAATCCGTCAGTAAAATTAGACATATATCTATTTTATCAGCAAAAAGTACGAAACAGCACCGCCAGCCATACCAATTGCCAAAAATAGAACAATAAGCAACGCTATTAGCAACCCAGATTTTTTCTTCTCTTTACCAGCTGAAGGTTTAACCTCCGTAGATACAGCATCAAACATCGGCGTCAACTCAGAATCCATGGCTTCTTTTTCAGGCAACTCGGAAGATTCGATTAAAGATCCATCTACATCAGAAATCATCTCTTCATTGATACCCGCAGATTCAGGAACTCCAGACTCTTCAATCGCTATAATTTCAGGACTCAAGTCCATTGTCAAATCAGAAGTATTATTCAAGGAGCTCTCATCCATACTATAATTAGATAAATTAGCATTATACTGATGCTCCAGTTTCATCTTCTCAGAATCATCAGATACAGGTGTATTCTCATCAATATCTACTTCAGGGTCAGCTGCGGCTTGACCAGTAGAACCAAGTGGCCGCTTCTCCACTTCAACATTAGCAATAAACGGAGACTCCAATGGAATATCTATTGGCGCAGCAGAAGTTTCGCTATTATCTACGGCTAATGATTGCGCTATTCTATCTGTTAACGACACCTCTTCGATGGATGCATTCTCAATTTCAGAAAAGACGGACTCGTCATGTACATCTTTAAGATCGGGAGTACTCTCAAACACACCAGACTCCGTATTTACGCTATGTATATTTACCTCTGGCTTAGAAGATTTACTACCCACACTGACTACATCAACTAGGTCCGTGGAAGGCTGGATTGATAAGCCGGTACGAGATGGCGCAGAAATGACAGGTTTCTGAGTACCGTTACTAGATGAGGGCCTAACAACATCCATAAAACGACCAGTTGGGCGCTTTGCGATTATAGGCGAAGTTTTAGCCTCATTAGCCGCCGCACCAGAGGTTATACCGACTGATGAAGCAGACCCCTCCTTATTTACAGAACCATTATCCTCTTTATGCTGAATGTTGGAATCCAGAGATTCCTTTTTTGATTCAGCCTGAGAAATCAGCTGCGTAGAAGATAAAACAGAAGAGGTCGAAGTAGAGTTAGAGGAAGACGAAAACGGAGTTACAGGAGGCGCAAAGCTATCATTAACGACACTTTCCTTTGCCGACTTATCCTCTGCAAAAACAGAAGACTCTTTGTCGACTTCACTAGCTATTGAAGATTCCTTTTCTTGCTGCTTGTTCATAAGAGAACTCACCGCCCTATCCAACTCGTCAAAATCAATATCTGTCATATGCCCCCTATTTTTTAACCTTTATGTGCTTTTGAGATTATCTCCTTAAACTGATGTACATCCAAACTAGCTGTACCAACCAACAAACCATCAAGTTCATCAATTGCCAAATAATCTACGGCATTCATTAGTGTAATACTGCCGCCATATACAATTCTCACTGATTCTGCCGCTTTTTTACCATACAAGTGAGAAATATGTCGTCGAATCATCTGCGTAGCCTTTTTTACATCAGATACCCTAGCACTATCACCAGTACCGATTGCCCAAATCGGCTCATACGCGACAACTACCTCACCCAGTTCGTCCGCTGTCACGTTAGCCAGACCGCTAGTCAATTGATCAGCCAAAACATCCTTCGTTTCGCCAAGAGTTTTTTCTTGAATCGTCTCACCTACACATAGAACTGGATGAATACGATTTCGAATTGCCGCTTGAACTTTAAGTCGAATATCTTTTTCGCTTTCAATGAAAATATAGCGACGCTCCGAATGTCCAATCAATACATAATCGGCAATTCCACGAAGATGCGCTGCTGGAATTTCTCCTGTGTACGCGCCCGAATCTCGCCAATAGCAATTCTGAGCTGCCAACTTGGCGATCCGACGATTAATTTGCAAACTCAAACTCTGCAGTGTCAGAATAGTAGGCGCCAGCACCACTTCAACATCCCTGTGCGAAGGTAGTGTATTCATTAGCTTATGCAAATATAAGCTAGCCTCCTGCATATTGAAGTTCATTTTCCAGTTACCGATGATTAACTTTTTTCTCATGAGATAATCCTTATGCTTAGTTTATCACCTCAAACCGTATACGTCTAGTAAACTTTCAATTCCGGGCAATTTTTTACCAGCCATCAGAGCCATACTAGCTCCGCCACCGGTAGAAACATGGGTAAAATTGGCACCATCATGTCCGTCCCATTTCAATATAAAATCAGCCGTATCTCCGCCGCCGACTATTGAAATAACCCCTTTATTTTGAGCAATAGCTAGCGCCACTCGCGCTGAACCGATTGCAAAATTATCAATTTCAGCATAGCCCAGCGGACCATTCCAAATAACCATCTTCGCGCCGGCCAGTATTTTCGTGAATTTCTCAATCGTCTGACTTCCAATATCCAGCGCCATATCTGATCTCTTTATTTTATCAATATTAACTTCTTGACGAGGAAAATCTTTAGAAATCTCTGGCGCAACCGCCATATCAATCGGCAATACCAAAAAATCGTCAACATTCTCTACGCCAACCTTAGCCGCTGCCAAATCATAAATTTCCGCGACAACCTTTTCCATTCCTGACTCAAACACACTCTTACCGACATTAAATCCACGGCAATATAAAAACGTGTTTGACATGGCGCCACCAATTAAAATCCGATCCGCCTTTTTAATCAGACGCTTAATCAGTAATATTTTATCACTAACTTTCGCACCGCCAATAACCGCAACCAACGGACGTTTTGGCTTATTCATCGCCTCAGTGATAGTTACATATTCTTTTTCTAATAGTAATCCCGCTAGCCCCGGAACGCACAATGTAATCGCATGAGTGCTGGCATGCGCCCTGTGTGCGACCGCAAATCCGTCCTGCACAAAATAATCTGCTCGGACAGCGCGCTGAATTGACTTGGCAAATGTTAAATCATTAGCCTCCTCCTCGTCATAAAAGCGTAAATTCTCC includes:
- a CDS encoding N-acetylmuramoyl-L-alanine amidase family protein; protein product: MKKILKSLVAAMIVSATIVTVSTPTTTHAASGDWRKDSIGWWYRNSDGSYPKNKWERIGDKWYYFDGRGYIIHSKWEYINGHWYYFNTSGHMTENTWKMIGDKWYYFDTKGHMLHDQWVGDYYVGKNGDMLKNTVTPDNYVVGSDGKWDKRFSRELAEIAKYQNLDNSRFSKFGAAHYISTYYKLDYTAALQLLEIIYPNYNPINNAKRAIKFFIPPSADINKDPNVWISKSKLMERFTDTGPKGDFRFSKEEVEKALDELNHEIDVARMFQMQAVKALKALDSYNHTSKVKYENLLTLQGFTKEEIKNVFNIVKIDFAHNAQLEASSYLSGQKPTISRNSILRLLQEIGKFTKEEAEEGLQRLNYDFKINLRNLIEKNYTTGNYYNGMLSKKSLIISIARDQEMKDSESYIREVLEEYNINYTERAKLRAIDNLKNIKYSRSNLIKSLVDGWGFTQEEATNAIKDLKHDNLTD
- the rsmA gene encoding 16S rRNA (adenine(1518)-N(6)/adenine(1519)-N(6))-dimethyltransferase RsmA, producing MASSHGPKKSLGQHWLKDPEILADIAEAAELTCDDVVLEIGPGLGTLTSRLLARANSVTAVEFDTDLARKLPGQFPGKKLTVVNQDILQFDLNQLPKNYKVVANVPYYITSKIVEKLMTAENKPSVAVLLVQKEVAERIAAEAGNMSILSVSVQIFAEAELDIEVPRQFFTPPPKVDSQVVVLRTRNNPLITPEDQRDFFRIVKAGFSAKRKKLRSSLSGGLGIDKSAVEELLKNAGISPDARAEDLAIEDWKRLLKKWRN
- a CDS encoding G5 domain-containing protein — protein: MIMRAKGLFFGKIIGLAVLVAIATPMVSFADGKTSGEHLVRIYDRGEEKTIITSALTVRQALRAAKITIDEKIDAVEPNIDMELTGAKYQVNIFRARPITIVDGNKRLKITTAEQTPALIAKAAGLTLYREDKTHFTNSDDLLVNGVGLVMKIERSKQRTITEEADVNFDIEQIKDDSQPIGFKSVKQLGEKGVRKVTYQVEVENEREISRKEVASEITKQPKKQIEIIGTKPKNPLTKSKGAQIFTDSKGVAHRETYYDLPMNIVIKACGSGGTYTVRADGAKVDKDGYILVAANYGNYPRCSVVETSMGPGKVYDTGGFAVKHPHGFDLATDWTNGDGR
- a CDS encoding G5 domain-containing protein; translated protein: MGIRLQAKHYSKKITFVSGAILMLVGGLFFVNQALADATKPAAKADEKLVTIYDRGVEKTIVTKARTIREALKLAKFSIDERQDVVEPSLDSEMVAEKYNINIFRARPITIVDGNKRLKITTAEQTPALIAKAAGIEVFEEDKTTLTNSDNMAVDGANIVMKVDRASMINFVLYGKESVIRTHAKTVGELLKEKNINPKKDDTLSVDRLAKIIPGMKIELWRNGKQTITAEEDVKFEVEKVQDANRDSGYREVKQAGENGKKNVTYEIEMKNGVEVSRKEIASVVTKEPKKQIEIVGTKVSLPSGSHSDWMSAAGISPDDYGYVNFIFTKESTWRTTARNGQYAGLGQTNINKLSQACPNWQSDPVCQIRVFNNYAVSRYGSWAGAYNAWNRQKWW
- a CDS encoding ATP-dependent helicase, with translation MSNFTDGLNSEQARAVTHADGPLLILAGAGSGKTKTLTHRIAYLIGELKIFPSRILAVTFTNKAAKEMRQRLAQILGEDSENRQFMPWMGTFHSICVRMLRMDGENIDLNKRFLIYDTDDQISLMKQIMKARGLTDKDIKPRAVLSVISNAKNEMRNAEDFSASTRGPREQKIAELFFAYEKALKDASALDFDDLLIKTVELLRNKPDIRHKWQQQFEHILIDEYQDTNAVQYALIKLLVNSRRNLCVVGDDAQSIYSFRGADYTNILNFERDFPGTTVVKLEQNYRSTGAILNMANALISHNIHRTDKNLWTANGDGIEPKLWQLYNESEEALAIANEIQAQIANGRQYGDVAVLYRTNAQSYAIERALRQSYIPYKIVGGLRFLDRAVVKDLLAYLRLLYQPSDRVSFLRIVNTPKRGVGAVSISKFLDWNDASGKDIISGLLAVEEADTLTTRAKRPLLEFGQKLHDLQQEIDGSPAELIEKIMKSTGYEDFINDGTPQAEERMENIGVLLSEAKAYVDVATFLEEMALMSSTDTTVDQQVTLMTLHAAKGLEFPVVFLAGLEEGILPHARVFDSGNADDVEEERRLCYVGVTRAREELFVSCASSRTQFGQIGYNMPSRFLDEMGLIAGGVDRPAQLIVEPDFYSEDIGLEVGDRVRSPSFGSGEIIDSEGLSVTVRFDNGNIKKLNVEFARLEKI
- the tpiA gene encoding triose-phosphate isomerase codes for the protein MRKKLIIGNWKMNFNMQEASLYLHKLMNTLPSHRDVEVVLAPTILTLQSLSLQINRRIAKLAAQNCYWRDSGAYTGEIPAAHLRGIADYVLIGHSERRYIFIESEKDIRLKVQAAIRNRIHPVLCVGETIQEKTLGETKDVLADQLTSGLANVTADELGEVVVAYEPIWAIGTGDSARVSDVKKATQMIRRHISHLYGKKAAESVRIVYGGSITLMNAVDYLAIDELDGLLVGTASLDVHQFKEIISKAHKG
- a CDS encoding phosphoglycerate kinase, which translates into the protein MGRKFPKQTIRDVDLRGKTILLRADYNVPLTKRGQISDDLRIRASLPTLRYLLEQNCKIVIMSHLGRPKGNDPKFSLKVVADHLSKLLGRPVELLDDCVGEAVHQAVRRAPRGSILMLENLRFYDEEEANDLTFAKSIQRAVRADYFVQDGFAVAHRAHASTHAITLCVPGLAGLLLEKEYVTITEAMNKPKRPLVAVIGGAKVSDKILLIKRLIKKADRILIGGAMSNTFLYCRGFNVGKSVFESGMEKVVAEIYDLAAAKVGVENVDDFLVLPIDMAVAPEISKDFPRQEVNIDKIKRSDMALDIGSQTIEKFTKILAGAKMVIWNGPLGYAEIDNFAIGSARVALAIAQNKGVISIVGGGDTADFILKWDGHDGANFTHVSTGGGASMALMAGKKLPGIESLLDVYGLR